In Megalobrama amblycephala isolate DHTTF-2021 linkage group LG10, ASM1881202v1, whole genome shotgun sequence, one DNA window encodes the following:
- the cgasa gene encoding cyclic GMP-AMP synthase produces MHNCARLLRYTCSHEQQRRQSSVRATSPDQPKAPAKAKGKSKKQQRDHQNSDTEDQSPECAEDKGELKRGSRKRQSKKEKDPRDCESEDKPHETPAPKRGSIIRQSKKQRDPSNRDCESLEISERKSEENTSVTSRSASVHDNANNSGENDRQDSAKSKRQSKKKTNPQDCESEDKPQQTAKSKSGEKTAPKRHSKKQRDPSNLDREQSPENSKSKSEEKSVAKPRRLHGSAAETDFIGARNTQDAPPALSARNKKSAEKTATRGLSVDDTLGKILKDTIEKLKIKKLERSNASSCVNDITDKVIAHLKQNTTWCADIESLRTGSYYENVKICEPDEFDVMLTIPVERVNIEQFDEAGAFYSVALKRHPNKHPLDRFLNEDKTIQASKMLSEFRDAVKEALEKLQSNLSIDKIEMQRKKARCPAVTLEVIANGKTISIDFVLGLKVHRASWPDFTKDGFKIENWLGKKEKADMKRQPFYLVPKYVGKGDAEHEGVVAKDSWRISFSHVEKEILKRHGHSKTCCEAAGKKCCRKECLKLLKYLLQKLKEDDSKSNKMSNFCSYHAKTTLLHACATRGDDSQWAYSQLADCFQQLLEDFVKHLKDRHLPNFFIPSHNLLQQATPGSCKFLADEIESQRNNNFPIFSSL; encoded by the exons ATGCATAACTGCGCGCGTCTCCTTCGGTACACCTGCAGTCATGAGCAGCAGAGAAGACAAAGCAGCGTCCGCGCGACAAGTCCTGACCAACCCAAAGCTCCAGCAAAAGCAAAAGGGAAGAGTAAGAAGCAGCAGAGAGATCACCAGAATAGTGACACAGAGGATCAATCTCCGGAATGCGCCGAGGACAAGGGCGAACTAAAACGGGGAAGCAGAAAGCGACAGAGTAAAAAGGAGAAAGATCCTCGTGACTGTGAAAGTGAAGACAAACCTCATGAAACACCGGCACCAAAACGGGGAAGCATTATTCGACAGAGTAAAAAGCAGAGAGATCCTTCAAACAGAGATTGTGAGTCTCTGGAGATCTCCGAGAGAAAATCCGAAGAAAACACCAGTGTGACATCTAGAAGTGCCTCTGTTCATGATAACGCTAACAACTCTGGCGAGAATGACAGACAAGACAGTGCAAAAAGCAAGCGACAGAGTAAAAAGAAGACAAATCCCCAAGACTGTGAAAGTGAAGACAAACCTCAGCAGACCGCCAAGAGCAAGTCCGGTGAAAAAACAGCACCAAAACGACATAGTAAAAAGCAGAGAGATCCTTCAAACCTTGACAGAGAACAATCTCCGGAAAATTCCAAGAGCAAATCAGAAGAAAAATCCGTTGCAAAACCTAGAAGGCTGCATGGATCTGCTGCTGAAACAGACTTTATTGGCGCGAGGAACACACAGGATGCTCCTCCGGCGCTTAGCGCGCGCAACAAGAAAAGCGCAGAAAAAACTGCAACGAGAGGACTAAGCGTCGATGACACACTGGGAAAGATTCTTAAAGACACTATTGAGAAATTAAAGATCAAGAAGTTAGAGCGGTCTAACGCATCCAGTTGTGTTAATGACATCACGGATAAAGTCATTGCACATCTTAAACAAAACACGACCTGGTGTGCAGATATCGAGAGCTTACGAACGGGAAGTTATTACGAAAACGTTAAA attTGTGAACCAGATGAATTTGATGTCATGCTGACTATTCCTGTAGAGAGAGTGAATATAGAGCAGTTCGATGAGGCTGGAGCATTTTACAGTGTTGCACTGAAACGACATCCGAATAAACATCCTCTGGACAGGTTCCTAAATGAAGACAAGACCATTCAGGCCAGTAAAATGCTGAGTGAATTCAGAGATGCCGTAAAGGAGGCCTTGGAGAAGCTTCAAt CTAATCTTTCTATAGACAAAATTGAGATGCAGAGAAAGAAGGCAAGGTGCCCTGCAGTGACATTGGAAGTAATAGCAAATGGAAAGACCATCTCCATTGACTTCGTTCTCGGGCTTAAGGTTCACCGTGCAAGCTGGCCAGACTTTACAAAAGATGGCTTCAAGATAGAAAACTGGCTTGGTAAAAAGGAAAAAGCTGATATGAAGCGTCAACCATTCTACCTGGTGCCTAAATATGTGGGGAAAGGAGATGCAGAGCATGAAGGAGTTGTTGCAAAAG ATTCCTGGCGAATCTCTTTTTCACATGTTGAAAAAGAAATTCTGAAAAGGCACGGCCACTCCAAGACATGCTGCGAGGCCGCTGGAAAGAAATGTTGCCG GAAGGAGTGTCTAAAGCTTCTGAAGTATCTTCTTCAAAAGCTCAAAGAGGATGACTCCAAATCCAATAAAATGTCCAACTTTTGCTCCTATCACGCAAAGACCACCCTGCTCCACGCTTGCGCTACAAGGGGAGATGACAGCCAGTGGGCATACAGTCAGCTGGCCGACTGCTTCCAGCAGCTTTTGGAAGACTTTGTCAAACACCTAAAAGATCGTCATCTCCCTAACTTTTTCATTCCATCCCATAACCTCCTACAGCAAGCCACTCCAGGTAGCTGTAAATTTCTGGCAGATGAGATTGAATCACAACGCAATAATAACTTCCCTATTTTCAGTTCTTTATGA
- the ddx43 gene encoding probable ATP-dependent RNA helicase DDX43 isoform X1, translating to MSDWEDEYDAGGVAISKPLPVKNAPVESWRPPSLRGARSREATSVGAKFGNVREGEQWTNWRDRNVESNICDGEAGKNISYSRPRAGPTGCRSSGDGSGSSPEALTLHVENSLVGRIIGRGGAKIRELEESSGASIKINRGAHDAEVLIFGSCDAQLKAKDMIEDLVHGNSVRGPGYRNGRRVPKSLRYKNLCFLFVMLITDNLGLTFTFESPGNSDAGYQGDSCWPASAVRAVAAAAPTPVPIDWTALRENRDKYEAIKWQDLPTLKKDFYIEAKSVAARSAEEVKIWRKENNNIFVDDLKDEDKRTIPNPVCTFEEAFVHYPGIMENIVRVGFQKPTPIQSQAWPIILKGIDLIGIAQTGTGKTLAYLLPGFIHMDEQPVPRDRRDGPGMLVLTPTRELALQIEAECNKYSYKGFKSICIYGGGDRKAQIKVVTGGVDIVIATPGRLNDLQMNELINLRSITYLVLDEADRMLDMGFEPQIMKIILDIRPDRQTVMTSATWPTGVRRLAKSYLKEPMMVYVGTLDLAAVNTVHQTVLFVQEEEKKDYVFDFIHRMEPQDKVLIFVGKKIKADDLSSDLCLQGVAVQSLHGDREQSDREEALQDFRDGRVRILVATDLASRGLDVHDITHVFNYDFPRNVEEYVHRVGRTGRAGRSGASVTLVTREDWKVASELITILERSGQDVPEELVLMAERYEKHQREKEMFAPRGRGGGQRGRFRGGSEQRF from the exons atgtcGGACTGGGAAGATGAATACGATGCGGGTGGTGTGGCGATTTCAAAGCCGTTACCCGTTAAAAACGCCCCGGTAGAGTCATGGAGGCCTCCGTCTTTGAGAGGCGCGCGAAGCCGAGAAGCCACGAGTGTCGGCGCAAAGTTTGGTAACGTTAGAGAGGGCGAGCAGTGGACAAACTGGAGGGACCGAAACGTTGAATCAAATATTTGTGACGGTGAAGCCGGTAAAAACATTAGTTACAGTCGTCCCAGGGCTGGACCTACAGGATGTCGTAGTAGTGGAGACGGATCAGGTTCATCACCGGAAGCTCTAACGTTACATGTGGAAAACTCTTTGGTGGGGAGGATAATAG GTCGAGGTGGTGCGAAAATTCGGGAGCTCGAAGAGAGCAGTGGAGCATCGATAAAG ATAAACCGTGGTGCGCATGATGCTGAGGTGCTTATCTTTGGAAGCTGTGATGCTCAGCTCAAAGCCAAAGACATGATTGAAGATCTGGTGCATGGGAACTCTGTCAGAGGTCCTGGATACCGCAATGGTAGAAGAGTACCGAAATCCCTAAGATACAAGAATCTGTGctttttatttgtaatgttAATTACCGATAATTTAGgtttaacatttacatttgaatCTCCAGGAAATAGCGATGCAGGATATCAGGGTGACTCATGCTGGCCAGCTTCTGCTGTACGAGCTGTGGCTGCAGCTGCTCCAACACCTGTACCTATTGACTGGACTGCACTGAGAGAAAACCGTGACAAATATGAAGCTATTAAATGGCAAG ATCTTCCCACTCTAAAGAAGGATTTCTATATTGAAGCAAAGTCAGTGGCAGCTCGTAGTGCAGAAGAAGTAAAAATCTGGAG AAAAGAGAACAACAACATCTTTGTGGATGATCTGAAAGATGAGGATAAAAGAACCATTCCCAATCCAGTGTGCACTTTTGAGGAGGCTTTTGTTCACTATCCTGGAATAATGGAAAACATTGTCAGAGTGGGATTTCAAAAGCCAACTCCCATTCAG TCACAAGCCTGGCCGATAATCCTGAAAGGAATAGATCTGATTGGAATAGCCCAGACAGGAACAGGCAAAACTTTGGCCTACCTGCTTCCTGGCTTTATTCATATGGATGAGCAACCTGT GCCCAGGGACAGGAGAGATGGCCCTGGCATGTTGGTTTTGACTCCCACTCGTGAGCTGGCCCTCCAGATTGAAGCAGAGTGCAACAAATACAGCTACAAAGGATTTAAAAG CATCTGTATCTATGGAGGAGGTGACCGAAAGGCCCAGATTAAAGTAGTGACCGGTGGTGTGGACATAGTCATTGCCACACCAGGACGATTAAACGATTTGCAGATGAATGAGCTCATCAACTTGCGCTCCATCACCTATCTG GTGTTGGATGAGGCTGATAGAATGTTGGATATGGGCTTTGAACCTCAAATCATGAAAATCATTCTAGATATTCGACCTGACAGACAAACTGTAATGACTAg TGCCACCTGGCCAACAGGTGTCAGGCGGCTGGCCAAATCCTACCTGAAAGAGCCCATGATGGTTTATGTGGGAACCTTAGATCTAGCA GCGGTGAACACTGTTCATCAGACAGTGCTGTTCGTTCaggaggaagaaaaaaaagactatGTTTTTGACTTCATCCACCGAATGGAGCCTCAAGACAAAGTACTAATATTcgttgggaaaaaaataaa AGCCGATGACCTCTCCAGTGACCTGTGTCTGCAGGGTGTAGCGGTTCAGTCTCTGCATGGAGACCGAGAGCAAAGCGACAGAGAAGAGGCACTGCAGGACTTTAGAGATG GTCGTGTGCGGATTCTGGTGGCGACCGACCTGGCCTCTCGGGGGCTAGATGTTCATGACATCACGCATGTTTTCAACTATGACTTCCCTCGGAATGTGGAGGAGTATGTGCACCGTGTCGGGAGAACTGGTCGAGCAGG GAGGTCTGGTGCCTCTGTAACCCTGGTAACAAGAGAAGACTGGAAAGTAGCTTCTGAGTTGATCACCATTCTGGAGAGATCTGGTCAG GATGTACCGGAAGAACTGGTGCTGATGGCTGAACGTTATGAAAAACACCAGAGGGAGAAAGAAATGTTTGCGCCCAGAGGCAGAGGAGGAGGACAGAGAGGTCGTTTCAGAGGAGGCTCAGAGCAGAGGTTCTGA
- the ddx43 gene encoding probable ATP-dependent RNA helicase DDX43 isoform X2, translated as MSDWEDEYDAGGVAISKPLPVKNAPVESWRPPSLRGARSREATSVGAKFGNVREGEQWTNWRDRNVESNICDGEAGKNISYSRPRAGPTGCRSSGDGSGSSPEALTLHVENSLVGRIIGRGGAKIRELEESSGASIKINRGAHDAEVLIFGSCDAQLKAKDMIEDLVHGNSVRGPGYRNGNSDAGYQGDSCWPASAVRAVAAAAPTPVPIDWTALRENRDKYEAIKWQDLPTLKKDFYIEAKSVAARSAEEVKIWRKENNNIFVDDLKDEDKRTIPNPVCTFEEAFVHYPGIMENIVRVGFQKPTPIQSQAWPIILKGIDLIGIAQTGTGKTLAYLLPGFIHMDEQPVPRDRRDGPGMLVLTPTRELALQIEAECNKYSYKGFKSICIYGGGDRKAQIKVVTGGVDIVIATPGRLNDLQMNELINLRSITYLVLDEADRMLDMGFEPQIMKIILDIRPDRQTVMTSATWPTGVRRLAKSYLKEPMMVYVGTLDLAAVNTVHQTVLFVQEEEKKDYVFDFIHRMEPQDKVLIFVGKKIKADDLSSDLCLQGVAVQSLHGDREQSDREEALQDFRDGRVRILVATDLASRGLDVHDITHVFNYDFPRNVEEYVHRVGRTGRAGRSGASVTLVTREDWKVASELITILERSGQDVPEELVLMAERYEKHQREKEMFAPRGRGGGQRGRFRGGSEQRF; from the exons atgtcGGACTGGGAAGATGAATACGATGCGGGTGGTGTGGCGATTTCAAAGCCGTTACCCGTTAAAAACGCCCCGGTAGAGTCATGGAGGCCTCCGTCTTTGAGAGGCGCGCGAAGCCGAGAAGCCACGAGTGTCGGCGCAAAGTTTGGTAACGTTAGAGAGGGCGAGCAGTGGACAAACTGGAGGGACCGAAACGTTGAATCAAATATTTGTGACGGTGAAGCCGGTAAAAACATTAGTTACAGTCGTCCCAGGGCTGGACCTACAGGATGTCGTAGTAGTGGAGACGGATCAGGTTCATCACCGGAAGCTCTAACGTTACATGTGGAAAACTCTTTGGTGGGGAGGATAATAG GTCGAGGTGGTGCGAAAATTCGGGAGCTCGAAGAGAGCAGTGGAGCATCGATAAAG ATAAACCGTGGTGCGCATGATGCTGAGGTGCTTATCTTTGGAAGCTGTGATGCTCAGCTCAAAGCCAAAGACATGATTGAAGATCTGGTGCATGGGAACTCTGTCAGAGGTCCTGGATACCGCAATG GAAATAGCGATGCAGGATATCAGGGTGACTCATGCTGGCCAGCTTCTGCTGTACGAGCTGTGGCTGCAGCTGCTCCAACACCTGTACCTATTGACTGGACTGCACTGAGAGAAAACCGTGACAAATATGAAGCTATTAAATGGCAAG ATCTTCCCACTCTAAAGAAGGATTTCTATATTGAAGCAAAGTCAGTGGCAGCTCGTAGTGCAGAAGAAGTAAAAATCTGGAG AAAAGAGAACAACAACATCTTTGTGGATGATCTGAAAGATGAGGATAAAAGAACCATTCCCAATCCAGTGTGCACTTTTGAGGAGGCTTTTGTTCACTATCCTGGAATAATGGAAAACATTGTCAGAGTGGGATTTCAAAAGCCAACTCCCATTCAG TCACAAGCCTGGCCGATAATCCTGAAAGGAATAGATCTGATTGGAATAGCCCAGACAGGAACAGGCAAAACTTTGGCCTACCTGCTTCCTGGCTTTATTCATATGGATGAGCAACCTGT GCCCAGGGACAGGAGAGATGGCCCTGGCATGTTGGTTTTGACTCCCACTCGTGAGCTGGCCCTCCAGATTGAAGCAGAGTGCAACAAATACAGCTACAAAGGATTTAAAAG CATCTGTATCTATGGAGGAGGTGACCGAAAGGCCCAGATTAAAGTAGTGACCGGTGGTGTGGACATAGTCATTGCCACACCAGGACGATTAAACGATTTGCAGATGAATGAGCTCATCAACTTGCGCTCCATCACCTATCTG GTGTTGGATGAGGCTGATAGAATGTTGGATATGGGCTTTGAACCTCAAATCATGAAAATCATTCTAGATATTCGACCTGACAGACAAACTGTAATGACTAg TGCCACCTGGCCAACAGGTGTCAGGCGGCTGGCCAAATCCTACCTGAAAGAGCCCATGATGGTTTATGTGGGAACCTTAGATCTAGCA GCGGTGAACACTGTTCATCAGACAGTGCTGTTCGTTCaggaggaagaaaaaaaagactatGTTTTTGACTTCATCCACCGAATGGAGCCTCAAGACAAAGTACTAATATTcgttgggaaaaaaataaa AGCCGATGACCTCTCCAGTGACCTGTGTCTGCAGGGTGTAGCGGTTCAGTCTCTGCATGGAGACCGAGAGCAAAGCGACAGAGAAGAGGCACTGCAGGACTTTAGAGATG GTCGTGTGCGGATTCTGGTGGCGACCGACCTGGCCTCTCGGGGGCTAGATGTTCATGACATCACGCATGTTTTCAACTATGACTTCCCTCGGAATGTGGAGGAGTATGTGCACCGTGTCGGGAGAACTGGTCGAGCAGG GAGGTCTGGTGCCTCTGTAACCCTGGTAACAAGAGAAGACTGGAAAGTAGCTTCTGAGTTGATCACCATTCTGGAGAGATCTGGTCAG GATGTACCGGAAGAACTGGTGCTGATGGCTGAACGTTATGAAAAACACCAGAGGGAGAAAGAAATGTTTGCGCCCAGAGGCAGAGGAGGAGGACAGAGAGGTCGTTTCAGAGGAGGCTCAGAGCAGAGGTTCTGA
- the ddx43 gene encoding probable ATP-dependent RNA helicase DDX43 isoform X3 yields MIRQPMSRGGAKIRELEESSGASIKINRGAHDAEVLIFGSCDAQLKAKDMIEDLVHGNSVRGPGYRNGNSDAGYQGDSCWPASAVRAVAAAAPTPVPIDWTALRENRDKYEAIKWQDLPTLKKDFYIEAKSVAARSAEEVKIWRKENNNIFVDDLKDEDKRTIPNPVCTFEEAFVHYPGIMENIVRVGFQKPTPIQSQAWPIILKGIDLIGIAQTGTGKTLAYLLPGFIHMDEQPVPRDRRDGPGMLVLTPTRELALQIEAECNKYSYKGFKSICIYGGGDRKAQIKVVTGGVDIVIATPGRLNDLQMNELINLRSITYLVLDEADRMLDMGFEPQIMKIILDIRPDRQTVMTSATWPTGVRRLAKSYLKEPMMVYVGTLDLAAVNTVHQTVLFVQEEEKKDYVFDFIHRMEPQDKVLIFVGKKIKADDLSSDLCLQGVAVQSLHGDREQSDREEALQDFRDGRVRILVATDLASRGLDVHDITHVFNYDFPRNVEEYVHRVGRTGRAGRSGASVTLVTREDWKVASELITILERSGQDVPEELVLMAERYEKHQREKEMFAPRGRGGGQRGRFRGGSEQRF; encoded by the exons ATGATCCGACAACCGATGA GTCGAGGTGGTGCGAAAATTCGGGAGCTCGAAGAGAGCAGTGGAGCATCGATAAAG ATAAACCGTGGTGCGCATGATGCTGAGGTGCTTATCTTTGGAAGCTGTGATGCTCAGCTCAAAGCCAAAGACATGATTGAAGATCTGGTGCATGGGAACTCTGTCAGAGGTCCTGGATACCGCAATG GAAATAGCGATGCAGGATATCAGGGTGACTCATGCTGGCCAGCTTCTGCTGTACGAGCTGTGGCTGCAGCTGCTCCAACACCTGTACCTATTGACTGGACTGCACTGAGAGAAAACCGTGACAAATATGAAGCTATTAAATGGCAAG ATCTTCCCACTCTAAAGAAGGATTTCTATATTGAAGCAAAGTCAGTGGCAGCTCGTAGTGCAGAAGAAGTAAAAATCTGGAG AAAAGAGAACAACAACATCTTTGTGGATGATCTGAAAGATGAGGATAAAAGAACCATTCCCAATCCAGTGTGCACTTTTGAGGAGGCTTTTGTTCACTATCCTGGAATAATGGAAAACATTGTCAGAGTGGGATTTCAAAAGCCAACTCCCATTCAG TCACAAGCCTGGCCGATAATCCTGAAAGGAATAGATCTGATTGGAATAGCCCAGACAGGAACAGGCAAAACTTTGGCCTACCTGCTTCCTGGCTTTATTCATATGGATGAGCAACCTGT GCCCAGGGACAGGAGAGATGGCCCTGGCATGTTGGTTTTGACTCCCACTCGTGAGCTGGCCCTCCAGATTGAAGCAGAGTGCAACAAATACAGCTACAAAGGATTTAAAAG CATCTGTATCTATGGAGGAGGTGACCGAAAGGCCCAGATTAAAGTAGTGACCGGTGGTGTGGACATAGTCATTGCCACACCAGGACGATTAAACGATTTGCAGATGAATGAGCTCATCAACTTGCGCTCCATCACCTATCTG GTGTTGGATGAGGCTGATAGAATGTTGGATATGGGCTTTGAACCTCAAATCATGAAAATCATTCTAGATATTCGACCTGACAGACAAACTGTAATGACTAg TGCCACCTGGCCAACAGGTGTCAGGCGGCTGGCCAAATCCTACCTGAAAGAGCCCATGATGGTTTATGTGGGAACCTTAGATCTAGCA GCGGTGAACACTGTTCATCAGACAGTGCTGTTCGTTCaggaggaagaaaaaaaagactatGTTTTTGACTTCATCCACCGAATGGAGCCTCAAGACAAAGTACTAATATTcgttgggaaaaaaataaa AGCCGATGACCTCTCCAGTGACCTGTGTCTGCAGGGTGTAGCGGTTCAGTCTCTGCATGGAGACCGAGAGCAAAGCGACAGAGAAGAGGCACTGCAGGACTTTAGAGATG GTCGTGTGCGGATTCTGGTGGCGACCGACCTGGCCTCTCGGGGGCTAGATGTTCATGACATCACGCATGTTTTCAACTATGACTTCCCTCGGAATGTGGAGGAGTATGTGCACCGTGTCGGGAGAACTGGTCGAGCAGG GAGGTCTGGTGCCTCTGTAACCCTGGTAACAAGAGAAGACTGGAAAGTAGCTTCTGAGTTGATCACCATTCTGGAGAGATCTGGTCAG GATGTACCGGAAGAACTGGTGCTGATGGCTGAACGTTATGAAAAACACCAGAGGGAGAAAGAAATGTTTGCGCCCAGAGGCAGAGGAGGAGGACAGAGAGGTCGTTTCAGAGGAGGCTCAGAGCAGAGGTTCTGA